The following are from one region of the Pseudomonas putida genome:
- the mdcA gene encoding malonate decarboxylase subunit alpha, which produces MTTTRNPPPQWSRRRAEKQRRLDRVRHLADGVVLPTERIVEALELLLAPGDRVVLEGNNQKQADFLSRALAKVDPGRLHDLHMIMPSVSRAEHLDLFERGIARKLDFSFAGPQSLRIGQLLEDGLLEVGAIHTYIELYSRLLVDLIPNVTLVAGFMADRDGNLYTGPSTEDTPALVEPAAFSDGIVIAQVNQLVEHVDDLPRVDIPASWVDFVVVADQPFYIEPLFTRDPRHIKPVHVLMAMMAIRGIYEKHQVQSLNHGIGFNTAAIELILPTYGESLGLKGKICRNWALNPHPTLIPAIETGWVQSVHCFGTELGMEDYIAQRPDVFFTGRDGSLRSNRMMCQLAGQYAVDLFIGATLQVDGDGHSSTVTRGRLAGFGGAPNMGHDPRGRRHATPAWLDMTVPETMLERGRKLVVQMVETYQEGGKPTFVETLDAVEVAKKAGMPLAPVMIYGDDVTHLLTEEGIAYLYKARSLEERQQMIAAVAGVTAIGLRHDPKDTVRLRQQGLVALPEDLGIRRTDASRGLLAARSIADLVEWSGGLYNPPARFRSW; this is translated from the coding sequence ATGACAACAACCAGGAACCCACCGCCGCAATGGTCGCGGCGGCGCGCCGAAAAGCAGCGCCGCCTTGACCGGGTCCGCCACCTCGCCGACGGCGTGGTGCTGCCCACCGAGCGTATCGTCGAAGCCCTGGAGTTGCTGCTCGCTCCTGGCGACCGGGTAGTGCTCGAAGGTAACAACCAGAAGCAGGCCGACTTCCTCTCGCGCGCGCTGGCCAAGGTCGACCCGGGGCGCCTGCACGACTTGCACATGATCATGCCCAGCGTCAGCCGCGCCGAGCATCTGGACCTGTTCGAACGGGGCATCGCCCGCAAGCTCGACTTCTCCTTCGCTGGCCCGCAAAGCCTGCGCATCGGCCAGCTGCTGGAAGACGGCCTGCTCGAAGTCGGTGCCATCCACACCTATATCGAGCTGTATTCGCGGTTGCTGGTCGACCTGATCCCCAACGTCACCCTGGTGGCCGGCTTCATGGCCGACCGCGACGGCAACCTGTACACCGGCCCCAGTACCGAAGACACACCGGCACTGGTGGAGCCGGCCGCCTTCAGCGACGGCATCGTCATCGCCCAGGTCAACCAGCTGGTGGAGCACGTGGATGACCTGCCACGGGTCGATATCCCGGCGTCGTGGGTCGATTTCGTGGTGGTCGCCGACCAGCCCTTCTATATAGAACCGCTGTTCACCCGCGACCCGCGCCATATCAAGCCGGTGCACGTGCTGATGGCGATGATGGCCATTCGCGGAATCTACGAAAAGCACCAGGTGCAGTCGTTGAATCATGGGATTGGCTTCAACACCGCTGCCATCGAGTTGATCCTGCCTACCTATGGCGAGTCGCTGGGCCTGAAGGGCAAGATCTGCCGCAACTGGGCACTCAACCCGCACCCGACCCTGATCCCGGCCATCGAGACCGGCTGGGTGCAAAGCGTGCACTGCTTCGGTACCGAACTGGGCATGGAGGACTACATCGCCCAGCGCCCGGATGTGTTCTTCACCGGCCGTGATGGTTCGCTGCGCTCCAACCGCATGATGTGCCAGCTGGCCGGGCAGTACGCCGTTGACTTGTTCATTGGCGCTACCTTGCAGGTGGATGGCGATGGCCATTCCTCGACCGTGACCCGCGGCCGCCTGGCCGGCTTCGGCGGTGCCCCGAACATGGGCCACGACCCACGAGGCCGGCGCCATGCCACCCCGGCCTGGCTCGACATGACCGTGCCGGAAACCATGCTCGAACGCGGCCGCAAGCTGGTGGTGCAGATGGTCGAGACCTACCAGGAAGGCGGCAAGCCCACCTTCGTGGAAACCCTTGATGCCGTGGAAGTGGCCAAAAAGGCCGGCATGCCACTGGCGCCGGTGATGATCTACGGCGACGACGTTACCCACCTGTTGACCGAGGAGGGCATTGCCTACCTGTACAAGGCCCGCAGCCTGGAAGAACGCCAGCAGATGATCGCCGCCGTGGCTGGGGTTACCGCCATCGGCCTGCGGCACGACCCCAAGGATACCGTGCGCCTGCGCCAGCAAGGCCTGGTCGCCTTGCCCGAAGACCTTGGCATCCGCCGCACCGACGCCAGCCGCGGACTGCTGGCTGCGCGCAGCATCGCTGACCTGGTCGAATGGTCCGGCGGCCTCTACAACCCGCCTGCACGGTTCAGGAGCTGGTGA
- a CDS encoding DUF2790 domain-containing protein, with protein MKRSIAVLAVAATLASFGALADAGNNQPVSSSNYEYGMPLDIAKVISITPASNAADCQVGTAHMVYVDHQGQKREVDYREMGNCSQQ; from the coding sequence ATGAAACGTTCGATCGCTGTCCTTGCCGTTGCCGCTACCCTCGCCTCGTTCGGTGCCTTGGCCGACGCTGGCAACAACCAGCCGGTCAGCAGCAGCAACTACGAATACGGCATGCCACTGGACATTGCCAAAGTCATCTCCATCACGCCAGCCAGCAACGCCGCCGACTGCCAGGTTGGCACGGCGCACATGGTCTATGTCGACCACCAGGGCCAGAAGCGCGAAGTCGACTATCGGGAAATGGGCAACTGCTCGCAGCAGTAA
- a CDS encoding U32 family peptidase: MSLPKNHLELLSPARDVAIAREAILHGADAIYIGGPSFGARHNACNEVSDIAELVEFAHRYHARVFTTINTILHDNELEPARKLIHQLYDAGVDALIVQDLGVMELDIPPIELHASTQTDIRTLERAKFLDQAGFSQLVLARELNLQQIRAIAAETDAAIEFFIHGALCVAFSGQCNISHAQTGRSANRGDCSQACRLPYTLKDDQGRVVAFEKHLLSMKDNNQTANLADLVDAGVRSFKIEGRYKDMGYVKNITAHYRKELDAILEGRPQYARASSGRTEHFFLPDPDKTFHRGSTDYFVTDRKVDIGAFDSPTFTGLPVGVVEKVGKRDMQVVTDVPLTNGDGLNVLVKREVVGFRANIAEPRGEFEEDGNKRYRYRVEPNEMPEGLYKLRPNHPLSRNLDHNWQQALQRTSSERRVGVEWHAVLREQRLMLTLSSEEGVSVQVALDGPFGAANKPQQALEQLHDLLGQLGTTMYHADSIQLDAPQAYFIPNSQLKALRREAIEALTAARVQAHPRGVRKAETTPPPVYPESHLSFLANVYNQKARDFYHRHGVQLIDAAYEAHEEHGEVPVMITKHCLRFSFNLCPKQAKGVTGVRTKVAPMQLIQGDEVLTLKFDCKPCEMHVIGKMKSHIIDLPTPGSAVAQVVGHISPEDLLKTIPRGPH, translated from the coding sequence ATGTCCCTTCCAAAGAATCACCTGGAACTGCTCAGCCCTGCCCGTGACGTGGCCATCGCCCGCGAAGCGATCCTGCACGGTGCAGACGCCATCTACATCGGCGGCCCGAGCTTCGGCGCACGCCATAACGCCTGCAACGAAGTCAGCGATATCGCCGAACTGGTCGAGTTCGCCCATCGCTACCACGCACGCGTGTTCACCACCATCAACACCATCCTCCACGACAACGAGCTGGAGCCGGCACGCAAGCTGATCCACCAGCTGTACGACGCCGGTGTCGATGCGCTGATCGTGCAGGACCTGGGGGTAATGGAGCTGGACATCCCGCCGATCGAGCTGCACGCCAGTACCCAGACCGACATCCGTACCCTGGAGCGGGCCAAGTTCCTCGACCAGGCCGGCTTCTCGCAACTGGTCCTGGCCCGTGAGCTGAACCTGCAGCAAATCCGCGCCATCGCCGCCGAAACCGATGCTGCCATCGAGTTCTTCATCCATGGTGCGCTGTGCGTGGCCTTCTCCGGCCAGTGCAACATCTCCCACGCGCAGACCGGCCGCAGCGCCAACCGTGGCGACTGCTCGCAGGCCTGCCGCCTGCCCTACACCCTGAAAGACGACCAGGGCCGCGTGGTGGCGTTCGAGAAGCACCTGCTGTCGATGAAGGACAACAACCAGACCGCCAACCTGGCCGACCTGGTGGATGCCGGCGTGCGTTCGTTCAAGATCGAGGGCCGTTACAAGGACATGGGCTATGTGAAGAACATCACCGCCCACTACCGCAAAGAGCTCGATGCCATCCTTGAAGGCCGCCCACAGTATGCCCGCGCGTCCAGTGGCCGTACCGAGCACTTCTTCCTGCCTGACCCGGATAAAACCTTCCACCGCGGCAGCACCGACTACTTCGTCACCGACCGCAAGGTAGATATCGGCGCCTTTGATTCACCAACCTTCACCGGCCTGCCGGTGGGCGTGGTGGAAAAGGTCGGCAAGCGCGACATGCAAGTGGTCACCGACGTACCGCTGACCAACGGCGACGGCCTCAATGTGCTGGTCAAGCGCGAGGTGGTTGGCTTCCGCGCCAACATCGCCGAGCCGCGAGGCGAGTTCGAAGAAGACGGCAACAAGCGCTACCGCTACCGCGTGGAGCCCAACGAAATGCCTGAGGGCCTGTACAAGCTGCGGCCCAACCACCCGCTGTCGCGCAACCTCGACCACAACTGGCAGCAGGCCCTGCAACGCACTTCGTCCGAGCGCCGGGTTGGCGTGGAATGGCACGCGGTGCTGCGCGAGCAGCGCCTGATGCTGACCCTGAGCAGTGAAGAAGGGGTGAGCGTGCAAGTGGCCCTGGACGGCCCGTTCGGCGCGGCCAACAAGCCGCAGCAGGCACTGGAGCAGTTGCACGACCTGCTCGGCCAGTTGGGCACCACCATGTACCACGCGGACAGCATCCAACTGGATGCACCGCAGGCGTACTTCATCCCCAACTCGCAGCTCAAGGCCCTGCGCCGCGAAGCCATCGAGGCGCTGACTGCCGCACGGGTGCAGGCCCACCCGCGTGGCGTGCGCAAGGCCGAGACTACGCCGCCACCGGTGTACCCGGAGTCACACCTGTCGTTCCTGGCCAACGTGTACAACCAGAAGGCCCGCGACTTCTACCACCGCCATGGCGTGCAGCTGATCGACGCAGCCTACGAGGCCCATGAAGAGCACGGCGAAGTACCGGTGATGATCACCAAGCACTGTTTGCGCTTCTCCTTCAACCTGTGCCCCAAGCAGGCCAAGGGCGTGACCGGCGTGCGCACCAAGGTGGCACCGATGCAGCTGATTCAGGGTGATGAGGTGCTGACACTGAAGTTCGACTGCAAGCCGTGTGAAATGCATGTGATCGGCAAGATGAAAAGCCACATCATCGACCTGCCGACCCCGGGCAGCGCGGTGGCGCAGGTAGTTGGGCATATCAGCCCGGAAGACCTGCTGAAGACCATTCCGCGCGGGCCGCATTGA
- a CDS encoding enoyl-CoA hydratase/isomerase family protein gives MTAHAHTSATDHVLAEVRNQVGHLTLNRPAGLNALTLDMVRSLRQHLDQWAEDPQVLAVVLRGEGPKGFCAGGDIRSLHDSFKAGDTLHETFFVEEYALDLVIHRYRKPVLVLMDGFTLGGGMGLAQGCDLRVVTERSRLGMPEVGIGYFPDVGGSYFLSRIPGELGIYLGVSGAQIQAADALYCGLADWYLASDQLAALDQGLDQLSFGDHPLKDLQNLLAKLGTQVLGDAPLEKLRPVIDHFFALPDLPAIVEQLRAVSIGDSHAWAVATADQLESRSPLAMAVTLEMLRRGRHLGLDDCFAMELHLDRQWFQHGDIIEGVRALIIDKDKQPRWNPPTLAALQRQRVDQFFEGL, from the coding sequence ATGACTGCGCACGCTCATACCTCGGCTACCGACCATGTGCTGGCCGAGGTCCGCAACCAGGTCGGCCACCTGACCCTGAACCGCCCCGCCGGCCTCAATGCCCTGACCCTGGACATGGTCCGCAGCCTGCGCCAGCACCTGGACCAGTGGGCCGAAGACCCGCAAGTGCTGGCCGTGGTGCTTCGCGGCGAAGGCCCCAAGGGCTTCTGTGCCGGTGGCGACATCCGCTCGCTGCATGACAGCTTCAAAGCCGGCGACACGCTGCACGAAACCTTCTTCGTCGAGGAATACGCCCTCGACCTGGTCATCCATCGTTACCGCAAACCGGTGCTGGTGCTGATGGACGGCTTCACCCTCGGTGGCGGCATGGGCTTGGCCCAGGGTTGCGACCTGCGCGTAGTGACCGAGCGCAGCCGGCTGGGCATGCCCGAAGTTGGCATTGGCTACTTCCCGGATGTTGGCGGCAGCTACTTCCTGTCGCGTATCCCCGGCGAGCTGGGCATTTACCTGGGCGTCAGCGGCGCGCAGATCCAGGCGGCTGATGCCCTGTACTGCGGCCTGGCCGATTGGTACCTGGCTAGCGACCAGCTCGCCGCCCTCGACCAAGGCCTGGACCAGCTGAGCTTCGGCGACCACCCGCTCAAAGACCTGCAGAACTTGCTGGCCAAGCTCGGCACCCAGGTGCTGGGCGATGCACCACTGGAAAAACTGCGCCCGGTCATCGACCACTTCTTCGCCCTACCCGACCTGCCCGCCATCGTCGAGCAACTGCGTGCGGTCAGCATCGGCGACAGCCACGCCTGGGCGGTGGCCACCGCCGATCAGCTGGAAAGCCGCTCGCCATTGGCCATGGCGGTTACGCTGGAGATGCTGCGCCGCGGTCGCCACCTGGGTCTGGACGACTGCTTTGCCATGGAGCTGCACCTGGACCGCCAATGGTTCCAGCACGGCGATATCATCGAAGGCGTACGCGCCCTGATCATCGACAAGGACAAGCAGCCCCGCTGGAACCCGCCGACCCTGGCCGCGCTGCAACGCCAGCGGGTCGACCAATTCTTCGAAGGCCTGTGA
- a CDS encoding tRNA (adenine(22)-N(1))-methyltransferase TrmK: MNEQTLSRRLERVAAHVPQGARLADIGSDHGFLPVALMLRGVIEAGVAGEVAQTPYASAQRTVRRNGLEDRVTVRLADGLAAVEPQDRISVVSICGMGGDTMCQILEAGKQRLGGVARLVLQPNGAERELRQWLAGNGYQIVSEELLRENRFDYEIIVAEPGGAAYTAEQLYFGPVLLQEKSEAFLVKWRRMLRQKQQTLANFERARDAVPQAKVDDFRQQVGWITEALA, encoded by the coding sequence TTGAACGAACAGACTTTGTCCAGGCGCCTGGAGCGCGTGGCTGCCCATGTGCCGCAGGGCGCACGCCTGGCTGACATCGGCTCGGATCATGGCTTCCTGCCGGTGGCCTTGATGCTACGCGGGGTGATCGAGGCAGGGGTGGCGGGTGAGGTGGCGCAGACGCCGTACGCTTCGGCTCAGCGCACTGTCCGCAGGAACGGGCTGGAGGACCGCGTCACCGTGCGCCTGGCCGACGGCCTGGCTGCGGTCGAGCCACAAGACCGTATCTCGGTGGTCAGCATTTGCGGCATGGGTGGCGACACCATGTGCCAGATTCTGGAGGCCGGTAAACAGCGCCTTGGCGGCGTCGCGCGCTTGGTGCTGCAGCCCAACGGTGCTGAGCGCGAACTGCGCCAGTGGCTGGCAGGCAATGGCTACCAGATCGTCAGCGAAGAACTGCTGCGGGAAAACCGCTTCGACTACGAGATCATCGTCGCCGAGCCGGGCGGGGCTGCATACACCGCTGAACAGCTGTACTTCGGCCCGGTGCTGTTACAAGAGAAAAGCGAGGCGTTCCTGGTCAAGTGGCGGCGCATGCTGCGGCAGAAGCAGCAGACCCTGGCCAACTTCGAGCGGGCCCGCGATGCGGTGCCTCAGGCGAAAGTCGACGATTTCCGGCAACAGGTTGGCTGGATCACCGAGGCGCTGGCCTGA
- a CDS encoding LysR family transcriptional regulator, with the protein MDMLHAMRTFARVVECGSFAAAANALDISAAQVSRIVAELENQLQTRLLHRTTRRLRMSEAGERFLERARQIMLLTEEAVGEARGAHLTPRGRLRLHCPHGMGLLLMPLVAGYNALCPEVVIELTLSQRNPDPLAEGHDVVITVDGALPDSQLIAVPLGNIFSIPCAAPGYLEAYGVPERPEDLHSHRCLRMAYPMYEGDWVFPQGVDQCVIAPNDSFSTNVADAMLVASELGMGIGLLPFYTASQAIEQGRLCRLLAPYRLRESALYAMYPSRHYLDAKVRTWIDYLKEQLPALFEGHARVVDDSRYWR; encoded by the coding sequence ATGGACATGCTGCATGCCATGCGTACCTTCGCCCGCGTGGTGGAATGCGGCAGCTTTGCTGCGGCCGCCAATGCCCTGGATATTTCAGCGGCGCAGGTGTCGCGCATCGTCGCCGAACTGGAAAACCAGCTGCAGACACGCTTGCTGCATCGCACCACCCGGCGCCTGCGTATGAGCGAGGCGGGCGAGCGGTTTCTGGAGCGGGCGCGGCAGATCATGCTGCTGACCGAAGAGGCGGTTGGCGAAGCCCGAGGCGCGCACCTCACGCCGCGCGGGCGCCTGCGCTTGCATTGCCCGCACGGCATGGGCCTGTTGCTGATGCCGCTGGTGGCCGGCTACAACGCGCTGTGCCCGGAAGTGGTGATCGAGCTGACCTTGTCCCAGCGCAACCCCGACCCGTTGGCCGAAGGGCATGACGTGGTGATTACCGTTGATGGGGCATTGCCGGATTCACAGCTGATCGCTGTGCCGCTGGGCAACATTTTCAGCATCCCCTGCGCGGCCCCGGGGTACCTGGAGGCCTATGGTGTGCCGGAACGTCCCGAAGATTTGCACAGCCATCGCTGCCTGCGCATGGCTTACCCGATGTATGAAGGTGACTGGGTGTTCCCGCAAGGGGTTGACCAGTGCGTGATCGCGCCGAACGACAGTTTCTCCACCAACGTCGCCGACGCCATGCTGGTGGCCAGCGAACTGGGCATGGGCATTGGCCTGCTGCCGTTCTATACCGCCAGCCAGGCGATCGAGCAGGGGCGCTTGTGCCGGCTGCTGGCGCCGTATCGGCTGAGGGAGAGCGCGCTGTATGCGATGTACCCGTCACGGCATTACCTGGATGCCAAGGTGCGCACCTGGATCGACTACCTCAAGGAGCAACTGCCGGCGTTGTTCGAGGGGCATGCCAGGGTGGTGGATGATTCGCGCTATTGGCGTTGA
- a CDS encoding triphosphoribosyl-dephospho-CoA synthase, with the protein MPAKRPAQATEIPLADHLADLAVEALIDEADLSPKPGLVDRRGNGAHRDMTLALMHASALALWPCLRNMAAAAQAIGTIGQPLRATLGQLGREGEAAMLAATHGVNTHRGAIWALGLLVASRALGPDTDATTLAARAGRIALFDDPAMTPQDSHGQQVSRRYGTSGAREQAQQGFPAVVGHGLPQLQRSRAAGASEAHARLDALLAIMAVLSDTCVLWRSGPAGLAAVQRGAQAVLAEGGSATLAGRRQLRHLDQQLLHLNASPGGAADLLAACLFIDKAGSL; encoded by the coding sequence ATGCCCGCGAAGAGGCCAGCACAGGCAACCGAAATACCCCTGGCCGACCACCTGGCCGACCTGGCCGTGGAAGCCCTGATCGACGAAGCCGACCTGTCCCCCAAACCCGGCCTGGTCGACCGCCGCGGCAACGGCGCCCACCGCGACATGACCCTGGCCCTGATGCACGCCTCGGCCCTGGCCCTGTGGCCATGCCTGCGCAACATGGCCGCAGCCGCCCAGGCCATCGGCACCATTGGCCAGCCCTTGCGCGCCACCCTGGGCCAGCTCGGCCGCGAAGGCGAAGCCGCAATGCTGGCCGCCACCCACGGGGTAAACACCCACCGCGGCGCAATCTGGGCCCTGGGCCTGCTGGTAGCGTCCAGGGCTCTTGGCCCCGATACCGACGCCACCACCCTGGCCGCCCGCGCCGGGCGTATCGCCCTGTTCGACGACCCTGCCATGACCCCGCAAGACAGCCACGGCCAGCAGGTAAGCCGCCGCTACGGCACCAGCGGCGCCCGCGAACAGGCACAACAAGGCTTCCCCGCCGTCGTCGGCCACGGCCTGCCACAACTGCAGCGCAGCCGCGCCGCTGGTGCCAGCGAGGCCCACGCGCGGCTCGACGCCTTGCTGGCGATCATGGCCGTGCTCAGCGATACCTGCGTGCTCTGGCGCAGCGGCCCGGCCGGGCTGGCTGCTGTCCAGCGCGGTGCACAGGCCGTACTCGCCGAAGGCGGTAGTGCCACGCTGGCAGGGCGCCGCCAACTACGTCACCTCGACCAGCAGCTGCTGCACCTGAATGCCTCACCAGGCGGCGCCGCCGATCTGCTGGCCGCCTGCCTGTTCATCGACAAAGCCGGGAGCCTGTGA
- a CDS encoding malonate decarboxylase subunit delta, translating to METLTFNFPAAEPGRGRTLVGCVSSGDLEVLIEPGTAGNLQIQVVTSVNGSGARWAQLFQRLFQGRAWPAVNIDIHDFGATPGVVRLRLEQGFEEIAHD from the coding sequence ATGGAAACCCTGACCTTCAATTTCCCCGCCGCCGAACCTGGGCGTGGCCGCACGCTGGTGGGCTGTGTCAGCTCCGGCGACCTCGAAGTGCTGATCGAGCCCGGCACTGCCGGCAACCTGCAGATTCAGGTAGTGACTTCGGTAAACGGCAGTGGCGCCCGCTGGGCACAATTGTTCCAGCGCCTGTTCCAAGGCCGCGCCTGGCCGGCCGTGAACATCGACATTCATGACTTCGGCGCCACCCCAGGCGTGGTGCGCCTGCGCCTGGAGCAAGGCTTCGAGGAGATTGCCCATGACTGA
- a CDS encoding biotin-independent malonate decarboxylase subunit beta gives MTDTARLLRSRSFVELGARQRARAVLDPGSFRELLGPFDRLISPWLPRQGIVPQADDGVVIAKGRLNGRNAVVAAIEGGFQGGSMGEVGGAKIAGALELAIDDNRNGIPTCAVLLLETGGVRLQEANLGLAAIAEIQAAIVELRTWQPVIGLIAGSVGCFGGMSIAAGLCSHLLVTREARLGLNGPQVIEQEAGIGEYDAKDRPFIWSLSGGEQRHASGLVDGYVADDIEALRDRLLQLLDAPSTDRASQHAWFLERLARLGSDCPQLDAAAVRDLYQGEAK, from the coding sequence ATGACTGACACCGCACGATTGCTGCGCAGCCGCAGCTTTGTCGAACTGGGCGCCCGTCAGCGCGCCCGCGCTGTGCTCGACCCGGGTAGTTTCCGCGAACTGCTGGGCCCGTTCGACCGGCTGATATCGCCGTGGCTGCCGCGCCAGGGCATCGTGCCGCAGGCCGACGATGGCGTGGTCATCGCCAAGGGACGGCTGAACGGGCGCAACGCTGTGGTAGCGGCCATCGAAGGCGGCTTCCAGGGCGGCAGCATGGGCGAGGTGGGCGGTGCCAAGATTGCTGGCGCCCTGGAACTGGCCATCGACGACAACCGCAACGGCATACCCACCTGCGCGGTGTTGCTGCTGGAAACGGGCGGTGTGCGCCTGCAGGAGGCCAACCTCGGCCTGGCGGCAATTGCCGAAATCCAGGCAGCGATTGTCGAACTGCGTACCTGGCAGCCGGTAATCGGCCTGATTGCAGGCTCGGTGGGTTGCTTCGGCGGCATGTCGATCGCTGCCGGGCTATGCAGCCACTTGCTGGTCACCCGTGAAGCCCGCCTGGGCCTCAACGGCCCGCAAGTGATCGAGCAGGAGGCCGGCATCGGCGAATACGACGCCAAGGACCGCCCCTTCATCTGGAGCCTGAGCGGTGGCGAGCAGCGCCATGCCAGCGGGCTGGTCGATGGCTATGTCGCTGACGACATTGAAGCCTTGCGCGACCGCTTGCTGCAACTGCTCGACGCACCCTCCACAGACCGCGCCAGCCAGCACGCCTGGTTCCTCGAGCGTCTGGCCCGGCTGGGCAGTGACTGCCCGCAACTGGACGCCGCTGCGGTGCGTGACCTTTATCAAGGAGAAGCCAAATGA
- a CDS encoding acyl-CoA dehydrogenase family protein: protein MQDLELSEEQIMIRDMARDFARGEIAPHAQAWEKAGWIDDGVVRKMGELGLLGMVVPEDFGGSYTDYVAYALAVEEIAAGCGATGAMMSIHNSVGCGPLLAYGTAEQQQQWLPRLATGEVIGCFCLTEPQAGSEAHNLRTRAELVDGQWVINGAKQFVSNARRAGLAIVFAVTDPELGKKGLSAFLVPTDNPGFKVDRSEHKMGIRASDTCAVTFDNCRIPAANMLGERGKGLAIALSNLEGGRIGIAAQALGIARAAFEAALLYSRDRVQFGKPINEHQSIANLLADMQVQVNAARLLILHAARLRSAGKPCLSEASQAKLFASEMAERVCSMAIQVHGGYGYLEDYPVERYYRDARITQIYEGSSEIQRMLIARELKHYPL from the coding sequence ATGCAAGACCTGGAACTGAGCGAAGAACAGATCATGATCCGCGACATGGCCCGGGACTTTGCCCGTGGCGAAATCGCCCCGCATGCCCAGGCCTGGGAAAAGGCCGGCTGGATCGATGATGGCGTGGTGCGCAAGATGGGCGAACTGGGCCTGCTGGGCATGGTGGTGCCAGAAGACTTCGGCGGCAGCTACACCGACTACGTCGCCTATGCCCTGGCGGTGGAAGAAATCGCCGCCGGTTGCGGCGCCACCGGGGCGATGATGAGCATTCACAACTCGGTCGGCTGCGGCCCGCTGCTGGCCTATGGCACAGCCGAACAGCAACAGCAGTGGTTGCCGCGCCTGGCCACCGGCGAGGTGATTGGCTGCTTCTGCCTGACCGAGCCGCAAGCCGGCTCCGAGGCGCATAACCTGCGCACCCGTGCCGAGCTGGTGGATGGCCAGTGGGTGATCAACGGCGCCAAGCAGTTCGTCAGCAATGCCCGCCGTGCCGGCTTGGCGATCGTCTTTGCCGTGACCGACCCGGAGCTGGGCAAAAAGGGCCTGTCGGCGTTTCTGGTGCCTACCGACAACCCGGGCTTCAAGGTTGACCGCAGCGAGCACAAGATGGGCATCCGCGCCTCCGACACTTGCGCGGTCACCTTCGACAACTGCCGTATCCCTGCGGCCAATATGCTCGGTGAGCGTGGCAAGGGCCTGGCCATTGCCTTGTCCAACCTCGAAGGCGGCCGTATCGGCATTGCTGCCCAGGCCCTGGGCATTGCCCGCGCCGCGTTCGAGGCAGCGCTGCTTTATTCGCGCGACCGCGTGCAGTTCGGCAAGCCGATCAACGAGCACCAGAGCATCGCCAACCTGCTGGCCGACATGCAAGTGCAGGTCAATGCCGCGCGCTTGCTGATCCTGCATGCCGCACGCCTGCGCAGCGCCGGCAAGCCGTGCCTGTCGGAGGCCTCGCAGGCCAAGCTGTTCGCCTCGGAAATGGCCGAGCGGGTGTGCTCGATGGCGATCCAGGTGCATGGCGGGTATGGCTATCTTGAGGACTACCCGGTGGAGCGTTACTACCGCGATGCGCGGATTACCCAGATTTATGAAGGGTCGAGCGAGATCCAGCGCATGCTGATTGCGCGGGAGCTGAAGCACTATCCGCTGTAA
- a CDS encoding RidA family protein, protein MANADIIYTPDPDAESISSDVAEYNGMLVTTQIPTHADGSLELGGIVEQSECTLQALKVALEKAGSGMDRVLHLTIYLTDMADRAAFNEVYQRFFSKPWPVRAAVGVAALAFEGMRVEVTAMAAKR, encoded by the coding sequence ATGGCAAATGCAGACATCATCTACACCCCGGACCCGGACGCCGAGTCGATTTCCTCCGACGTCGCCGAGTACAACGGCATGCTGGTTACCACGCAGATCCCGACTCACGCCGATGGCAGCCTGGAGCTGGGCGGCATCGTCGAGCAGAGCGAATGCACCCTGCAAGCACTGAAAGTGGCGCTGGAGAAGGCCGGTAGCGGCATGGACCGGGTGCTGCACCTGACCATCTACCTCACCGACATGGCCGACCGCGCGGCGTTCAACGAGGTGTATCAGCGCTTCTTCAGCAAGCCCTGGCCGGTACGCGCCGCCGTGGGTGTCGCTGCACTGGCGTTCGAAGGCATGCGCGTGGAAGTGACCGCAATGGCTGCCAAGCGCTGA